The DNA sequence caTCCCTGACAACCATGTTGACACTTCAGAATTCTTTCATTTCAATTTGAGACATCAGcaatatttaagtttttttctgGTTCAACTTCATACTGAAGTTATGAAATATGCAATCAATATTAGAGATCTGGAGTCAATGTCATGATGAAAGAAACAACGCAGTGAGATGTCATTCAGACAACTTCAAATATTAATAAGTAAAACTACCTACTGAATATCTGTGGAATGACCTCCTTGTTTGTTGCTGGGTTCAGATTTCTGCTGTATTCATGATTGAAAAGTACACTTTAGACACTATGTAAGATAAAATAGAAAACCTGTGAGATGTTTCCTAATAATTGTCCATCAGATGACACCAGCTGACCACTAAATGAATCTTCATGTTTGTATTCCAGATGATGATGGTGTTATCCTGGTGAGCCCTGTCCATCCTGTGACTGAGGGAGATTCTGTTACTCTTGGCTGCAGgttgaagacacaaaatgttctttctaatgtgtttttttataaaGACGACAAACTCATCCAAAGTGATTCCAGAGGAGAGATGAACATCTCTGCAGTGTCAAAGTCAGATGAAGGTTTCTACAAATGTCAATACTCAGGAAAAGAATCAGCTCAGAGTTGGATGGCAGTGAAAAGTGTGTAAATATTtccgtttttatttttattttttgtagcaAAAGTTGTTTCAAAATGTGTAAATTGATGATTCTGCacattataatttttttcttatttcagaGTCCAGTTCTGAAAACTCTTCATTTCCTGCTCTGCTGATCACTGGGCTGGTTTGTGGAGTTTTACTGATGATTCTTCTGATGCTTTGTTGCTACAAACAGTCAAAGGGTGAGACGTTTTCTGATCAATTCAAAATCACAGATGTATTCTGATTACTTCAGATATACAGTAGTAGCAGAAGAACAATTTGAAATTCAGAAAACATGTTAACAGCCTCTTCCTTTTTCACAGATTCATGCTTCATCAGGTTGGTAAAATGTTCCACTTTGCTTGTTTTCAACACATTAGAATTACATCCTGTGTTTCCTGTCCAATCTGCTGTAATTCCTAAATGTTCTGTCCTCGTCAGGTCTCAGAGCACAAATCAGCGCTCTGCTGCAGACGACACCATCAACCAGGATGAAGCTCTGAACAATGAATGTGTCTTTCCTGTCAACGGTCAGCCTCATCTCTGACTTTTCTCTGACATATCTTTAACTGTAACATTTCTACTTCCTGTCAGCTGATTTGGAAGATGATGGAATTAGATTCATTAATCCAACCTTGGTTTGGTTTTTCTCTGTAGGTGATGCTTGTCTCTATGAATCAATCAAAGACGCTGATAAAGGTAGAGTTTATAGAGTGACAGGAAGGAGGAGGTGGACCTCTGGGATTATATATAGATGTTTTAAATGGAGACAGTTTGATCTGAATGACCAACATTTGAACTCGTAGCAGTCAGAGCTCAGTATTGAATCCAATGGATTTGTTGTGGAATGAAAGATATGAGTGAGCTGAAGCAGTTCTTTATGGGATTATGGTCCAGTCAATTAGAAACACCAGAATGACATGATTGAAGTTGTTGTAAATGATTTACTGACAgtctgtaaattaaaaaatgtgactaTTTCAGATGAACCCTCAGATGTCACATATTCTGCGACTGAGCTTAAAAAGGTGGCAAAGAAAGGTGAGTGTTTTATGCAGTAAGATCCACATAGAATAGAAACTACAGATGCTTTTATAGACCAGTAGAATCTGAGTAAAGTGCAGGAAAATGGATTTTCTgtcactgatttttattttattttttaaaatctcacagggaagaagaagaaaccagaGGAGAGTGCAGTTTATGCTGTTGTGAAGAAACGATCATCTACAGGTCggtctgttacaaaaacagtttttgtgtgtttcattcTCCCTGTCGGTGTCGTTTTTGACTAAAACTAAGAAGAATTACTGGTGAAATGGTAAAATCTACACACTgtgttgaaaatattttttgttttgactttaCAGATATGAAAAAACTTCTCATATTGCTAAAAATGTTATTGATCAAGTacacttcatttgtttattataGTTCCTGCTTTTGACCAAATTCTCAAAGAAGACTTGATAAAGTATTTTCTCTATTTACTTTACCTTTTTGTAATAACTTCCTGCCTGTTGGTTAATCACATAGATTTCTTTGGACATTTTACACAAGAATAAGCACTTACATAATGTGTTTGCCAGCATTCACTCAGAGGACATGATCAGTAAATGAGAGGATAAAAACAACGGaaaacatatttatacattcctAAACTCACTTTTGTTTCAGATGACAGTCTGACGTACGTTCAGGTTCTCCCCCACAAGAAAGGTAAAGCCAAGAGAGACAAAGGTAAGTCCAGTTAAAATCCACCTGCAGCTCTAATTGTTGGAACAGGTTGGTCTTAAACTTGTATAAACTGTCACTGTAACCTCCAATTAACATCATCatatgttttcttctgtttattttccattttgctgaagaaaagtgcattttaaacCAGTTGACTTTCTTCACAGGACAATCAGCAGCTGAAGAAAGAGTTTATTCTGAAGTGAAACCAGGAAGAGCTGCAGGTAATTGTTGTCATCGtgataaaataacatttctagTAGGATTTGTCTCTCTATTGACATAAGTGGCCTTTAATTGTTGAGTAACAGCATTTTGTCATTCTTTGGTTTTCTTCCAGACCAATAAAGAGTTGTGTATCTCCAAATCTACTGGAGTGGAGGACAAAATGGAAACTACATCCAGTaaaacagcagataaatcaCAAAATACCAACATTTTAGAGATGAATATGAACTTAATCTCCtgtttataatgtaaatattccCATTGTGTGGTCATTTATTCCACAGAGCAACAGTTTGCAGTTATTAAGTTTAAAGTGTGACTTTAAAGTCGGCGTGTTTTTCATGTCAAACATAATTTCCTATTAGATGATCAGAgcattttcaattttctttatttacagtgaACTGATAGGTTTGAATATTTTATTCCTGTgaatacattaaatgtaatcTTTATTCATAAAAGCTTTGGTGTTTTCACAACTTAATGCATGAATAGTCTTGTTTTTCATACCACAGGCTGTT is a window from the Acanthochromis polyacanthus isolate Apoly-LR-REF ecotype Palm Island chromosome 23, KAUST_Apoly_ChrSc, whole genome shotgun sequence genome containing:
- the LOC127532327 gene encoding uncharacterized protein LOC127532327 encodes the protein MCRGRLRDDSYSSTEWSKAVTLSVSDKPKAVLTVSPSWLSPGASVTLSCEFKHPSAGWRFYWYQAVPDLSGTSYSYELLPGSINGTEQDSFIIHGQTQTAGFTCRAGRGDPEYSTDYSEPKFVWSGDLHSAASLTVNPDTVQHFVSKSVSLSCEGNSTKWRVRGFTDDGFLLHCSVWGTMSGSTCNVNRIHYGTVVYWCESGSAFSNAVNITGQYDDGVILVSPVHPVTEGDSVTLGCRLKTQNVLSNVFFYKDDKLIQSDSRGEMNISAVSKSDEGFYKCQYSGKESAQSWMAVKKSSSENSSFPALLITGLVCGVLLMILLMLCCYKQSKDSCFIRSQSTNQRSAADDTINQDEALNNECVFPVNGDACLYESIKDADKDEPSDVTYSATELKKVAKKGKKKKPEESAVYAVVKKRSSTDDSLTYVQVLPHKKGKAKRDKGQSAAEERVYSEVKPGRAADQ